A part of Cannabis sativa cultivar Pink pepper isolate KNU-18-1 chromosome 6, ASM2916894v1, whole genome shotgun sequence genomic DNA contains:
- the LOC115695630 gene encoding probable xyloglucan endotransglucosylase/hydrolase protein 23: MLLFVLIITIISSSLNTNINVVGASNNFYEDVDITWGDGRAKILNRGKVVTLSLDQISGSGLQSKNQFLYGKFDMKLKLVPGNSAGVVTAYYLRSEGSTWDELDFEFLGNLSGEPYIVHTNVYSQGKGDREMQFYLWFDPTAKFHTYSILWNPSHVVFSIDGKPIREFKNLEGLGVVGYPKSQPMRMYSSLWNAEDWATRGGLVKTNWTEGPFVATLREFKVDGCVWSNGVSSCNNSSSSSKNNEWVSEELDLSSKKRLKWVQNNYMVYNYCADIKRFPQGLPSECTVTIK, from the exons ATGTTATTATTTGTCTtgattattactattattagttCTTCATTGAATACTAATATTAATGTAGTTGGTGCTAGTAACAACTTTTATGAAGATGTAGACATTACTTGGGGTGATGGGCGTGCAAAGATACTAAACCGAGGCAAAGTTGTTACTCTATCACTTGACCAAATTTCAGGCTCAGGTCTTCAATCCAAGAATCAATTCCTTTATGGCAAATTCGATATGAAGCTCAAGCTTGTTCCTGGTAACTCTGCAGGTGTCGTCACTGCTTATTAT TTAAGGTCAGAAGGGTCAACATGGGATGAATTGGACTTTGAGTTCTTGGGGAATCTAAGTGGTGAGCCTTACATAGTACACACTAATGTTTATAGTCAAGGAAAAGGTGATAGAGAGATGCAATTCTATCTATGGTTTGATCCCACAGCTAAGTTCCATACATATTCCATTCTTTGGAACCCATCTCATGTTGT ATTTTCAATTGATGGTAAACCTATTAGAGAGTTCAAAAACTTGGAGGGTTTAGGTGTTGTTGGGTACCCAAAGAGCCAACCAATGAGAATGTACTCAAGCCTTTGGAATGCTGAAGATTGGGCCACAAGAGGTGGGCTTGTGAAGACTAATTGGACCGAAGGCCCATTTGTTGCAACATTGAGAGAGTTTAAAGTTGATGGCTGTGTTTGGTCCAATGGAGTTTCTTCATGCAATAATTCTAGTTCTAGTTCCAAGAATAATGAATGGGTTTCTGAAGAGCTTGATTTGAGTAGCAAAAAGAGACTGAAATGGGTTCAGAATAATTACATGGTTTATAATTACTGTGCTGACATTAAACGCTTTCCTCAGGGCCTTCCTTCAGAATGCACTGTCACCATTAAGtga